From the genome of Oryza glaberrima chromosome 1, OglaRS2, whole genome shotgun sequence:
atttatatattctcAGTGCCTGGCTTGATTGTCGGCCACAACTCACACCAATTTCACAACTTGTAAGCACGGGATTGCTCACCCAAAATCCACCACAGAAACTCTCGTCTGAGCTCAAaacagtaagaaaaaaaaagtatgtacaTGCTAGTAGAAGTGCAAAAGTGGCTGAGGGAAGTTTGTTGTAAACAGTTtcagttctatattttttttaggagaGCATGCTGCACACAGTTTCGATCAGTTTGTCGCGTCGATCTTCTCTTTCACATCTTGAGATGCTGGAACTGGAGCTGCAGTTTCTTGTTCCTCCAAATCTGAGCGTGCTGTTTCTTCTGCATTACCTCCTTGACTGCTGATACCCTCCTCTTCTATCCTCTTCCCCAAGAGAACAGTATACAGGCCCACAACCATCAGCGCTCCGCTTATTATGCTGTTCATCAGACAAGAGAATTTTAAGAAAAAGTTGCTGTTATTCTTAAGTTTTAAAAGGCAAAGCTTGTTTAATTAGCAATCGAAATGGCACCTTCCCAGGGTGACTGCTTCTCCAATGAGTAATTCAAGAATGATAGTGATGACCAGAGTCAGGGGTACTGTCATGCACAAAAATACTGGACCCCTCTTGTCAATAATCCAAATTTGCATGTAAAATGAAATTGCGGAAACAACAATGCCCTGCAATTATTTTCAGTAAATTCAGAggtcaccttttttttttctttgactaAAAGACTtgcttttgtagttttgttgaACGTTGAGAGAGATCCATCTTAATAATAGCAATATAAATGAAGAGCTTCTGTTGTATTCTCCGTAGATCTTAGAACTCAAATATGCAGTTTAGAAAACTGAAAGCATCATTTCAACCATTTGTTGCAAGCGACCAGTACAGCAGTACCATACTAACAAACAAGATGACATTTTCTTTTTCGTAAGTTATGGCTGTGATTAGTTGCCTGGATGATATTGGGCCAAGCTAACCCAAGGATACAAAGGGTGAGTGTTTGGTTGTCATTGGATGGTTCTAAATAGTATTCACTGCATGGGGGTGTTCGATTGCATGTTTAGATGCACCAAAGATGTTTCAAAAAAGTGTTAGTATGACTACAATGCACAATTACGCATTATTTTACCTTATTACAATGTTAACAATTAATACAAACTAATCACTCAGTAAATATGTCATAAGCAACGtctggttctacagctgtgacAGATTTGGGTATACTAAGCAGCCCTAGCCCAGGAGGGGGTCTTTGAGCAAGCAATGCATCACATGGGCTTGGCCTAACGACCatcatgcaagtatgcaacaagTACGTCCTATCTTTGACTAGAAGAATTTCCAACATGAATGGGGTAACAAAGAACTCAGCAGATCAGGTCTATTCAGGAACACCCAAGGAAACTCATGTTTTCACTTTGTGTAGTCTAACATCAAATGGTTAAAGAGAAACAAATAGAGAAGTTTTGACACTCATCCTGCTTTAGGGTAACCAAATTATTAGTCAACATAATCTAATTAATCTTTTAACTTACACAATAGATGATGGCAACAAGGCCTATATCGAAACCAAGCTTCCATCTTGAAAAGTCTCTCTCAAGCACTAGAGCCATAAAAAATGATTGAACAGCCGAGAAGACTATCTGGAGAGTTGTGTTGAGTAGCTTAGACGGGTATTCCTCTAACAGAGGTCCCTGGGAAGTACCATGTCAGCTAAACTTTAGACAAATAAATTAGCAAACACAGCTTAATGGACTTTGCAAGCTTTTACCTGAAGTACTGCCCAAAGAGCCCACATTAAAGTCGCCAAAAACTGCAAGAAAATTCCTAGTATCCAGTTCCTTGAAGAATGAGTACCAACACGGTTTGTGTGAGGAAAAAGGTGGTGCTTGATAAAAGACTTCAGATCAGGTCCCTGGTATAATGCTAGCACAGAAACTCCAACAGCACAAAACACTATGCCAGAAATTTTCACGATTCCATGGCACATCTTTAATTTAAAAGACTCCATCCTACAATATGTAGAACAAATCATCGTAACTCCACCAAAGTTTGATCATATAATTT
Proteins encoded in this window:
- the LOC127784936 gene encoding WAT1-related protein At5g64700-like; the protein is MGNAAPHVVVFLIRFIYGVMQILTKVAFSQGTSTYVLVFYRNIIAAVVLLPVALAVERKTAPPLSLKVSLKLFVHALCGMSAAMNISCIGLNYSSATAASAVQNIMPVLTFFLAVLMGMESFKLKMCHGIVKISGIVFCAVGVSVLALYQGPDLKSFIKHHLFPHTNRVGTHSSRNWILGIFLQFLATLMWALWAVLQGPLLEEYPSKLLNTTLQIVFSAVQSFFMALVLERDFSRWKLGFDIGLVAIIYCGIVVSAISFYMQIWIIDKRGPVFLCMTVPLTLVITIILELLIGEAVTLGSIISGALMVVGLYTVLLGKRIEEEGISSQGGNAEETARSDLEEQETAAPVPASQDVKEKIDATN